Proteins from one Ipomoea triloba cultivar NCNSP0323 chromosome 1, ASM357664v1 genomic window:
- the LOC116033279 gene encoding sulfate transporter 1.3-like, producing the protein MSKIDDDEGAGPSSSHSIDISANSGRRSDSLPYVHKVGVPPKQSWFDEFKATVKETFFHDDPLRQFKDQSLLKKLFLGIQAVFPILEWGRSYNLSKLKDDLIAGLTIASLCIPQDIGYAKLANLDPQFGLYSSFVPPLIYAFMGSSRDIAIGPVAVVSLLLGNMLQNEIDPAKQKLEYQRLAFTATFFAGITQFVLGFFRLGFLIDFLSHAAIVGFMGGAGITIALQQLKGLLGIKKFTKKTDLISVMKSVWGSVHHGWNWQTIVIGVTFLAFLLAAKYIGKKSKKFFWVPAIAPLISVIISTFSVYITHAEKHGVKIVNHIEKGINPSSVNKLYFSGDYLAKGFRIGAIAGMVALTEATAIGRTFAAMKDYQIDGNKEMVALGTMNVVGSLTSCYIATGSFSRSAVNYMAGCHTAVSNIVMSLVVLLTLELITPLFKYTPNAILASIIISAVAGIIDIPAMVLIWKIDKFDFVACMGAFLGVLFHSVEIGLLIAVAISFAKILLQVTRPRIAVLGRIPRTNVYRNIQQYPDATRIPGILIVRIDSAIYFSNSNYARDRILRWLSDEEEKLKEINSLLRVQYLIVEMSPVTDIDTSGIHAFEDLYKSLQKRNIQLVLANPGPAVMAKLHASNLASMIGEDRIFLRISDAVLTFAARIDPENDQS; encoded by the exons ATGAGTAAGATAGATGATGACGAGGGGGCAGGGCCGAGTTCATCTCATAGTATAGACATTAGTGCTAATTCGGGCAGGCGTTCGGATAGCTTGCCATATGTTCACAAGGTGGGAGTGCCTCCTAAGCAGAGCTGGTTCGATGAATTCAAAGCAACTGTTAAGGAGACCTTCTTCCACGACGACCCTTTGCGCCAATTTAAGGATCAGTCCTTGCTGAAGAAGTTGTTCCTAGGAATCCAAGCGGTTTTCCCCATTCTTGAATGGGGGAGAAGCTACAATCTTTCGAAGTTGAAAGACGATCTCATTGCCGGACTCACCATTGCTAGCCTGTGCATTCCGCAG GACATTGGGTACGCAAAACTCGCGAATTTGGATCCTCAGTTTGGGCTTT ATAGTAGCTTCGTCCCACCATTGATATATGCATTTatgggtagttcgagagatatcGCCATTGGGCCAGTGGCGGTGGTGTCTCTGTTGCTGGGAAACATGTTACAGAATGAAATTGATCCCGCTAAACAGAAGTTGGAGTATCAACGCCTCGCTTTCACTGCTACATTCTTTGCTGGGATTACTCAGTTCGTGCTCGGTTTCTTCAG ATTGGGTTTCTTGATCGATTTTCTATCTCATGCTGCTATCGTTGGCTTCATGGGTGGTGCAGGCATAACCATCGCCCTTCAACAGCTCAAAGGCCTTCTTGGCATAAAGAAGTTCACCAAGAAAACCGATCTTATATCTGTGATGAAATCGGTGTGGGGTTCAGTTCATCACGGG TGGAACTGGCAGACTATAGTAATAGGAGTCACTTTCTTGGCTTTCCTTCTCGCTGCCAAGTACATC GGGAAGAAGAGCAAGAAGTTTTTCTGGGTGCCTGCAATTGCTCCATTAATCTCGGTTATCATCTCAACGTTCTCTGTCTACATCACACACGCTGAAAAGCATGGCGTCAAGATT GTTAATCATATTGAGAAGGGCATCAATCCCTCGTCTGTCAATAAATTGTATTTCTCGGGTGATTACCTCGCTAAAGGGTTCAGGATTGGAGCGATTGCtggtatggttgcattgacA GAAGCCACAGCCATTGGAAGAACGTTTGCAGCAATGAAGGATTACCAGATAGACGGGAACAAAGAAATGGTAGCGTTAGGGACGATGAACGTAGTAGGCTCGTTAACATCTTGCTATATAGCCACAG GATCGTTTTCGCGGTCTGCAGTGAACTATATGGCGGGATGCCACACCGCGGTGTCTAACATTGTGATGTCACTTGTCGTGCTCTTGACACTGGAACTAATCACCCCACTGTTCAAATACACCCCAAATGCCATCTTGGCCTCCATCATCATATCTGCAGTTGCTGGGATTATTGACATTCCTGCAATGGTGCTCATATGGAAGATTGATAAGTTTGATTTCGTCGCATGTATGGGCGCCTTTCTGGGCGTCCTCTTCCACTCGGTCGAAATAGGCCTCTTGATTGCA GTAGCCATTTCCTTTGCGAAAATCCTTCTCCAAGTTACAAGGCCACGGATCGCAGTCCTCGGAAGGATTCCTAGGACTAATGTTTACAGGAACATACAGCAGTATCCTGATGCAACAAGGATTCCTGGGATTCTGATTGTTAGAATAGATTCTGCAATATACTTCTCCAATTCCAATTATGCAAGGGACAG GATACTAAGATGGTTGTCTGATGAAGAAGAGAAGCTGAAAGAAATCAACAGTTTATTAagagtccaatatttgatagTTGAAATGTCAC CTGTTACTGATATAGACACCAGTGGCATCCATGCCTTTGAAGATTTGTACAAGTCTCTTCAAAAGAGAAATATTCAG CTTGTTCTAGCAAATCCAGGGCCAGCTGTGATGGCAAAACTCCATGCATCTAATCTTGCAAGCATGATCGGAGAAGACAGGATTTTCCTCAGAATTTCCGACGCCGTTTTAACGTTTGCGGCCAGGATAGACCCTGAGAATGACCAATCTTGA
- the LOC116016913 gene encoding uncharacterized protein LOC116016913 translates to MSLTLLQSYSSAEEEEDDAGEGEQQPGYDRSEDEDDDDEDGVPQNRYKPLFNPNPSSSSSLPSALDAFSEVSGPPEFLNNSVQEAANDADNQQRWRHGRRKNNRDKKDLPSGAVVEAKAQLTGIHERVRSDVEGTMPKTSTGQRSVSSATAQGGKSSEDAADLMRICLTCGIPKTYSHSRGIVCPMCGDRTATDANTEAGKKKGSTIKDKEKSKRMKGQSSHASWKSETEMALRQQFD, encoded by the exons ATGAGCTTGACTCTCTTGCAGAGCTACTCCTCCGCcgaggaagaagaagacgacGCCGGAGAAGGAGAACAGCAACCCGGCTACGATAGGTCGGAGGACGAAGACGATGACGACGAAGACGGCGTTCCTCAGAATCGATACAAGCCTCTTTTCAACCCTAACCCTTCTTCGTCTTCCTCCCTCCCCTCTGCTCTCGACGCCTTTTCCGAA GTTTCGGGACCGCCGGAGTTCCTAAACAACAGTGTTCAGGAAGCTGCTAATGACGCCGACAACCAGCAGCGCTGGCGGCACGGCCGCCGTAAGAACAACAGGGATAAGAAAGATTTACCTTCTG GTGCTGTAGTTGAGGCTAAGGCTCAGTTAACTGGGATCCATGAAAGAGTTAGAAGTGATGTAGAGGGTACCATGCCCAAGACATCCACAGGGCAAAGGAGCGTTTCTTCGGCCACTGCACAAGGAGGCAAAAGTTCAGAAGATGCTGCAGATCTTATGAG GATATGCTTGACTTGTGGGATCCCTAAGACATACTCACATTCGAGAGGAATAGTTTGCCCCATGTGCGGTGATCGCACTGCTACAGACGCAAATACAGAGGCGGGGAAGAAAAAAGGGTCAACCATAAAAGACAAGGAGAAGAGTAAGAGGATGAAGGGTCAATCATCGCATGCTTCATGGAAGAGCGAGACAGAGATGGCCCTGCGCCAGCAGTTTGATTAG
- the LOC116026012 gene encoding uncharacterized protein LOC116026012, translating into MMGDKEIPKKASPGNASNKKKKKKKRGGSKRKMTSEQSLAYNSVSEWVFLDQRSGKVIDDDFLVPWNQPKEKLVFELHCHSVHSDGFLSASKVVERAHQNGVKVLSLTDHDTMSGIPEALEAARRFGIKIIPGVEISTIFSQRGESGSEEPVHILAYYSSCGPTKVDKLEKLLHNIREGRFLRAKSMVSKLNKLKLPLKWEQVMRITGKDVAPGRLHVARAMVEAGYVENLRQAFARYLYDGGPAYATGSEPVAEEAVKLICETGGVAVLAHPWALKNPVTIIRRLKEAGLHGIEAYRSDGKVALYSDLADTHDLLKFGGSDFHGRAGQHESELGSVSLPMLAVHEFLKVARPIWCRAIADILGNYVEHPTESNLQLIMNFGKPRLPKSVTPITSACDFISHCLSSWLTNEERQNAEFEAIKSKLSSLSIDLPSLTVSAANT; encoded by the exons ATGATGGGCGATAAAGAAATTCCCAAGAAAGCATCACCTGGCAACGCCTctaacaagaagaagaagaagaagaagagaggggGCAGCAAGAGGAAGATGACCTCTGAGCAGTCCTTAGCTTACAATTCTGTGAGTGAATGGGTTTTCTTGGACCAGAGGTCTGGGAAGGTTATTGATGATGATTTTCTGGTGCCATGGAATCAGCCCAAGGAGAAGTTGGTGTTTGAATTGCACTGCCATTCTGTTCACAGTGATGGGTTCTTGTCCGCTTCCAAGGTTGTGGAGAGAGCACATCAAAATGGG GTGAAAGTTCTATCTTTGACCGATCATGATACCATGTCTGGAATACCTGAAGCCCTGGAAGCTGCCCGCAGATTTGGCATCAAAATCATCCCAGGCGTTGAAATTAGTACAATTTTCTCCCAGAG AGGGGAGTCTGGATCAGAAGAACCGGTTCACATCCTCGCATATTACAGCAGTTGTGGGCCAACAAAGGTTGACAAACTGGAAAAGTTGTTGCATAATATAAGGGAAGGCCGTTTTCTACGTGCAAAAAGCATGGTTTCAAAACTCAACAAACTCAAATTGCCACTTAAGTGGGAACAGGTAATGAGAATTACGGGCAAAGATGTAGCTCCCGGGAGGTTGCATGTTGCTCGTGCCATGGTTGAAGCAGGATATGTTGAGAATCTAAGACAGGCTTTCGCTCGATACCTTTATGATGGTGGACCTGCATATGCTAC CGGAAGTGAGCCAGTTGCAGAGGAAGCTGTGAAATTAATATGTGAAACAGGGGGAGTTGCGGTATTGGCACATCCATGGGCGTTAAAAAATCCAGTCACCATCATAAGAAGACTGAAGGAAGCAGGCCTTCATGGGATAGAGGCATACAGAAGCGATGGAAAAGTGGCAC TGTACAGTGACTTGGCAGACACACACGATCTACTGAAGTTCGGGGGGTCAGATTTCCATGGAAGAGCTGGCCAGCACGAGTCTGAGCTAGGGAGCGTGAGCCTCCCGATGTTGGCTGTGCATGAATTCCTGAAGGTGGCCCGGCCAATCTGGTGCAGAGCCATTGCAGATATCTTGGGAAATTACGTTGAGCATCCTACCGAGTCGAACTTACAGCTTATAATGAACTTCGGAAAGCCCAGGCTTCCCAAGAGCGTTACGCCAATAACTTCTGCCTGTGATTTTATCAGCCATTGCTTGTCTTCCTGGCTGACAAATGAGGAACGACAGAACGCAGAGTTTGAGGCCATCAAGTCGAAGCTTTCTAGCTTGTCTATCGATCTACCAAGCTTAACGGTTAGCGCTGCAAACACATAA
- the LOC116021198 gene encoding uncharacterized protein LOC116021198: MKLKMKKVVLGSTGKKTMNMMRRGFSCRSDKATAVLRRSMTTTGSRAAVALPRGRVLHTPPTRRHHHQRPTLFVPTSNETYMLLPSNGPLSYSNLPVYYSVGPKFEHSGVEGISPFAGNEKYMRLVQRPRATFREYGSLPTSPPRRSGKALLFSGGCSAAAASLALAPIRKGSGDDGRREKARKKPPARRSSKTLLFSGGCSAASLALAPVRKGSGGEGRRERAWKPPPAASTLSSSNTHVFQVVVMRVSLHCQGCASKVKKHLSKMEGVTSFSIDLENKKVTVMGNVSPTGVLESVSKVKRAEFWPC; the protein is encoded by the exons atgaaattgaagatgaagaaggtGGTGTTAGGATCCACGGGGAAGAAGACTATGAATATGATGAGGAGAGGGTTTTCGTGCCGGTCCGACAAAGCCACGGCGGTTCTCCGCCGCAGCATGACCACCACTGGTTCCCGCGCCGCCGTTGCCCTGCCGCGGGGGCGCGTGTTGCACACCCCGCCGACTCGCCGTCATCATCATCAACGCCCGACGCTCTTCGTCCCTACTAGTAATGAAACATACATGCTGCTCCCATCTAATGGACCGCTGAGTTATAGTAATTTACCTGTTTATTATTCTGTTGGGCCGAAATTTGAACATTCTGGAGTAGAGGGAATTTCGCCTTTTGCCGGGAACGAGAAGTATATGCGGTTAGTGCAGAGACCACGCGCCACATTCCGCGAGTATGGGTCATTGCCGACGTCGCCGCCGAGGCGTAGTGGCAAGGCGTTATTGTTTAGCGGCGGatgctccgccgccgccgcctcgcTCGCACTCGCACCCATCAGAAAAGGTAGCGGCGATGACGGGCGTCGAGAAAAAGCACGGAAGAAACCACCGGCGAGGCGTAGTAGCAAGACGTTATTATTTTCCGGCGGCTGTTCCGCCGCCTCACTCGCACTGGCTCCTGTCAGAAAAGGTAGCGGCGGCGAAGGTCGTCGAGAAAGAGCGTGGAAACCACCGCCGGCGGCATCCACATTATCCTCTTCCAACACTCATGTCTTCCAG GTGGTGGTGATGAGAGTTTCTCTTCATTGTCAGGGCTGTGCTAGTAAAGTCAAGAAACACCTCTCTAAAATGGAAG GAGTGACATCTTTCAGTATAGACTTGGAAAACAAGAAGGTGACGGTGATGGGGAACGTGTCCCCTACGGGAGTACTGGAGAGCGTATCCAAAGTAAAAAGGGCAGAGTTTTGGCCCTGTTGA